In Oncorhynchus nerka isolate Pitt River linkage group LG26, Oner_Uvic_2.0, whole genome shotgun sequence, one DNA window encodes the following:
- the LOC115110521 gene encoding galectin-2-like, which yields MAMPMELELKHVELRAGDQFKVQGRIMDEAERFQIDLGCDEDDLALHFNPRFNDDTDGTVLVCNSKIAGCWGDEKREIHNPLQRGSTFKIVLKLTGDMFEVEMPDGQEIQFPNREGLHVITYIRIKGDLKLTSFKIY from the exons ATGGCAATGCCAATG GAACTTGAGCTGAAGCATGTGGAGCTGAGAGCTGGAGACCAGTTCAAAGTACAGGGGAGGATTATGGATGAGGCTGAGAG GTTCCAGATCGACCTGGGCTGTGATGAAGATGACCTGGCACTGCACTTTAACCCACGCTTCAATGATGACACTGATGGTACTGTGCTCGTGTGCAACTCAAAGATTGCTGGCTGCTGGggtgatgagaagagagagatccaCAATCCACTCCAAAGGGGTTCTACATTCAAG ATTGTGCTGAAGCTGACGGGCGACATGTTTGAAGTGGAGATGCCTGATGGACAGGAGATCCAGTTCCCCAATCGTGAAGGCCTACACGTCATTACCTACATTCGTATCAAAGGAGACCTCAAACTTACTTCTTTCAAAATCTACTAG